From a region of the Pseudoxanthomonas sp. X-1 genome:
- a CDS encoding PDDEXK nuclease domain-containing protein — protein sequence MTKKTLAAAEETPAALPAGYAGIHSGIVEVLDAARRATARSVNALMTASYWEIGRRIVEAEQQGKRRAGYGEQLMERLSADLTAQFGRGFSRPNLQQMRAFFLTWPIRQTVSSESSPALSQGRSLLAQGRPWRLDELAQVFPLPWSAYVRLLTVKDDHARQFYEAEALRGGWSVRQLDRQIGSQFYERTALSKNKAAMLVKGAVPKPADAVTADDAIKDPFVLEFLDLKDEYSESDLEQALIRRLEDFLLELGDGFTFVGRQRRLRIDQTWYRVDLLFFHRKLRCLVIIDLKLGALTHADVGQMHLYCNYAKEHWTFADENPPVGLILCADKGHALARYALEGLPSKVMAANYKMVLPDAEMLQKELENTRRLIESRRTARPNTRKR from the coding sequence ATGACCAAGAAGACGCTTGCGGCGGCGGAGGAAACCCCCGCCGCCTTGCCGGCCGGCTATGCCGGCATTCACAGCGGCATCGTGGAAGTGCTCGATGCTGCGCGCCGCGCGACGGCGCGCAGCGTCAATGCGCTGATGACGGCGAGCTATTGGGAGATTGGCCGCCGCATCGTGGAAGCCGAGCAGCAGGGTAAGCGGCGCGCAGGCTACGGCGAGCAGTTGATGGAGCGGCTGTCTGCCGACCTGACCGCGCAGTTCGGGCGCGGGTTCAGCCGCCCGAACTTGCAGCAGATGCGGGCGTTCTTCCTAACCTGGCCAATTCGCCAGACAGTGTCTAGCGAATCTTCCCCGGCGCTGTCGCAAGGGCGCTCCCTGCTGGCGCAGGGGCGACCGTGGCGGCTGGACGAACTGGCCCAGGTCTTCCCCCTGCCGTGGTCGGCCTATGTCCGGCTGCTGACGGTCAAGGACGACCACGCCCGCCAGTTCTACGAGGCCGAAGCCCTGCGCGGCGGCTGGAGCGTGCGCCAGCTCGACCGGCAGATCGGCAGCCAGTTCTACGAACGCACGGCGCTGTCGAAGAACAAGGCAGCGATGCTGGTCAAGGGCGCCGTGCCGAAGCCGGCCGATGCCGTCACGGCCGACGACGCGATCAAAGACCCGTTCGTGCTGGAGTTCCTTGACCTCAAGGATGAGTATTCCGAATCCGACCTCGAACAAGCCTTGATTCGGCGGCTAGAAGACTTCCTGCTCGAATTGGGCGATGGCTTCACCTTTGTCGGGCGGCAGCGCCGGCTTCGCATCGACCAGACGTGGTATCGCGTCGATTTGCTGTTCTTCCATCGCAAGTTGCGCTGCCTGGTCATCATCGACTTGAAGCTCGGTGCCTTGACCCATGCCGACGTGGGCCAGATGCACCTTTATTGCAATTACGCGAAAGAGCATTGGACGTTCGCCGACGAGAACCCGCCTGTGGGCCTGATCTTGTGTGCAGACAAGGGACACGCCTTGGCGCGGTACGCGCTGGAGGGGTTGCCGTCGAAGGTGATGGCCGCGAACTACAAGATGGTGCTGCCGGATGCCGAAATGCTGCAAAAGGAACTGGAGAACACGCGGCGGCTGATCGAATCGCGCAGAACGGCACGCCCCAACACGCGCAAACGCTAA